Genomic window (Daucus carota subsp. sativus chromosome 5, DH1 v3.0, whole genome shotgun sequence):
atctttcttcactaactcatttatattattgaagttcaggtaagaaagtttcttgtgccaattcCAGCTATCTTCAACACTAGCTCTGCTTAGTAAACAAATTGCAgagttatcagagtttaaagtaagcttggcttcatagatgttacCATGTCTATACCCTTTCAGAACAGTCTTTCCAGTGCTTTTGCTAACCACTTCACAATGTTCCTcaaagaaattgacatgatatcctctgtcacagatttgacttatgcttagAAGAttatgcttaagtcctgagaccagagctactgattgtatgatgacatttccaagattgatgtttccatatcccaaagtttttcccatgttgccatctccataagaaacatttgggccagcgtTCTCCACAAaatctgatagcagggctttatttccagtcatatgtcctgagcatccactgtccagaactaggatatttttcctgttgccctgcaatcacagaaccactaatggttagttttaaggacccagacttgcttggatcctttgttcttgttaagtttgttaacactggcagcggaagatttatcagagtttaaatcagagtttatgctaacagactttttatcagagtttaaaacaggagaatcaatctttttcttcaaagagggtttcaactaataataatcataatataaactgtGGTATTCTTTAcatgtataaatagaatgccacaGACtgccacaatgaaaacaaggattatCAGGTCTATATCTAACATTCTTATTTCTAACTTCTGATTTAGCAGACAAGTTGCTTATatccttattcttcctgcaaaaagaagcaagatggttaGAATTTCCACAATTAtggcaagttttcctaggagcattgggaataggcatgtagttattgcttttgtttattcctaccttcccatttctgttcttcctaggttccttaatcctgtatTCTTGTTTTACCTCTTTGACCTtttgcttaagctgtttctgagtcattaagcctatattaacctgtttaggctTATCAGTTTTGGATTTGTCATGGGTctttgattcagcaacaaatctgACTGATGCAACCTTAGGTGTTTCAGATTTAATAGATCCTTGCTTAACAGACTCAGCTTCAGGTTTATCAGTGTATCCTagacctttcttccagtttccactttctaagatattctgagtgatTTTTCTTGAGTTAGTCCATGTTTTGATTAgttctctttccttagcaagttctgattcaagagaagcatttttctttaataacTCATCTTTAATGAagatagaatcatctctttctttctgaacttccaacatctgaactaattctttctcaagataatcattccttttcttaacatctaggatctcagattttaatctatcattttctaaagtctgatctctataactaacatgcaaaGTCTTAAGGAAcagtcttaactcagttatatcttcagtatcaaaggcaagagtggaTTGAGGTACCTTAGTCTCAACAGCTTCAGAGCTGttatcagtgtttgccatcaatgcatagttgacttcttcctctgattctgatgagtctgcccagctttcTTTCTTGGTGAAGAAggcttgttctttttctttcttaggTTTcttgcactcatttgcaaaatgacccttttcaccacagttaaagcaGGTATATTTGGACTTATCaacttttccagatttttcttctttgccttcattcttcctgaagtttctCTTATCAGAGGttctatcagagtttctgtcttttcttGAGAAACTCCTTCCTTTGTTGAACTTCTTGTAAGCTATCTTTTTGAAACTcttaaccatcaatgctgctagctgcatcatctcaccaTCACTATCCTCAGAGTCTGAggaaatatcagagtttgaatcattATCAAAGTTtaatgactcagtatcagactttgtgacatgtgcttttcctttgttcttagcagcttcctcttgaacttttagagcaactggctTCGACTtgcctccatgtcgtttgcttctttgttccatctcaagttcataggttttcagtcttccaaagatatcatcaagAGTCATCTCTTCCAGATTATGATTATCTCTTATGGTGGTcaccttcaaatcccacttttcaggaagagctagtaggaatttgagatttgagtcctctaagtcatattctttatccaccagAGACAAATCATTCAGGAGTTTCACAAATCTGTCATATATATCTGCCAATGATTCAACAGCTTtggaatcaaagtgttcatactcttgagtaagtatgattctcctgttcttcttgatggctttagttccttgacatctgatttccaaagcatcccatatctcctttgcagtctTGTATCCAATTACCCTGTTGGACAtggcattgtccagagcactatgcaacaagtgcttcacctttgcatccttactgattgatgagatatcctatggagtatagtccttcttttccttgggaatcatcttctggggttcatctcccactgcaacagaaagctttgttggcatgtgtggaccatcataaatcctatccagatattctggatca
Coding sequences:
- the LOC135152764 gene encoding uncharacterized protein LOC135152764; protein product: MSNRVIGYKTAKEIWDALEIRCQGTKAIKKNRRIILTQEYEHFDSKAVESLADIYDRFVKLLNDLSLVDKEYDLEDSNLKFLLALPEKWDLKVTTIRDNHNLEEMTLDDIFGRLKTYELEMEQRSKRHGGKSKPVALKVQEEAAKNKGKAHVTKSDTESLNFDNDSNSDISSDSEDSDGEMMQLAALMVKSFKKIAYKKFNKGRSFSRKDRNSDRTSDKRNFRKNEGKEEKSGKVDKSKYTCFNCGEKGHFANECKKPKKEKEQAFFTKKESWADSSESEEEVNYALMANTDNSSEAVETKVPQSTLAFDTEDITELRLFLKTLHVSYRDQTLENDRLKSEILDVKKRNDYLEKELVQMLEVQKERDDSIFIKDELLKKNASLESELAKERELIKTWTNSRKITQNILESGNWKKGLGYTDKPEAESVKQGSIKSETPKVASVRFVAESKTHDKSKTDKPKQVNIGLMTQKQLKQKVKEVKQEYRIKEPRKNRNGKEE